In a single window of the Planctomycetota bacterium genome:
- a CDS encoding STAS domain-containing protein → MSDTGDAVPMQEQRQGPISIVEIQAGSLMDPPVLEAIKDRLLHLIDDQDRRKMVLNFERVEYISSQMIGVLLAVRQRCESLPGGQLVLCGVGKNLLELLKLMKLHKLLTIKKSQREAVAFLGG, encoded by the coding sequence ATGTCCGACACAGGCGACGCCGTCCCAATGCAGGAGCAACGACAGGGTCCGATCAGCATCGTGGAGATCCAGGCCGGTTCGCTCATGGACCCGCCCGTTCTCGAGGCGATCAAGGATCGGCTCCTGCACCTGATCGACGATCAGGATCGCCGGAAGATGGTGCTCAACTTCGAGCGAGTGGAGTACATCTCCTCGCAGATGATCGGCGTGCTGCTGGCCGTTCGGCAACGGTGCGAGTCTTTGCCCGGCGGCCAGTTGGTTCTCTGCGGCGTCGGCAAGAATCTCCTCGAGCTGCTCAAGCTCATGAAGCTGCACAAGCTGCTGACGATCAAAAAGTCCCAGCGCGAAGCGGTCGCGTTCCTCGGCGGCTGA
- a CDS encoding STAS domain-containing protein, whose translation MPKITAKVAESKAGPACVVTFGNPKLVDADVIAEVGKRLTSLLDEKMQRRIVLDFEGVTSVSSAMMGELIRLHAKLKTVPGGKIVLCNFDDRMAKLLKMTKLDKVLTIADDTDAALAKFK comes from the coding sequence ATGCCCAAGATCACCGCCAAAGTCGCCGAGTCCAAAGCCGGGCCGGCGTGTGTCGTCACGTTCGGCAACCCCAAGCTCGTCGATGCCGACGTCATCGCCGAGGTTGGCAAACGCCTGACCAGCCTGCTCGACGAGAAAATGCAGCGACGGATCGTGCTCGACTTCGAAGGCGTCACCTCCGTCAGCAGCGCGATGATGGGCGAACTCATCCGCCTGCACGCCAAGCTCAAAACCGTACCCGGCGGCAAGATCGTCCTGTGCAACTTCGACGACCGCATGGCCAAGCTGCTGAAAATGACCAAGCTCGACAAGGTTCTCACCATTGCCGATGACACCGACGCGGCGTTGGCCAAGTTCAAATGA